In a genomic window of Heterodontus francisci isolate sHetFra1 chromosome 21, sHetFra1.hap1, whole genome shotgun sequence:
- the LOC137381198 gene encoding histone H2AX-like isoform X2 encodes MSGRGKTGGKARSKAKSRSSRAGLQFPVGRVHRFLKKGNYAERVGAGAPVYLAAVLEYLTAEILELAGNAARDNKKSRIIPSHLQLAFRNDEELNRLLGGVTIAQGGVLPNIQAVLLPKKTSAPSTKKA; translated from the coding sequence atgtctggaagagggaagaccggtggtaaagctcggtccaaggccaagtctcgctcctcccgggctggactgcagttcccggtgggccgtgttcacaggttccttaaaaaggggaactatgctgagcgtgtgggtgccggagccccggtctatctggctgctgtgctcgagtatctgacagctgaaatcctcgagctggccggcaacgcggcccgggacaacaagaagtccCGCATCATCCCCAGCCATCTCCAGCTGGCGTTCCGCAACGACGAGGAActcaacaggctgctgggaggggtgaccatcgctcagggtggagtgctgcctaatatccaggccgtgctgctgcccaagaaaaccagcgctccgagcaccAAGA
- the LOC137381198 gene encoding histone H2A.J-like isoform X1, giving the protein MSGRGKTGGKARSKAKSRSSRAGLQFPVGRVHRFLKKGNYAERVGAGAPVYLAAVLEYLTAEILELAGNAARDNKKSRIIPSHLQLAFRNDEELNRLLGGVTIAQGGVLPNIQAVLLPKKTSAPSTKSK; this is encoded by the coding sequence atgtctggaagagggaagaccggtggtaaagctcggtccaaggccaagtctcgctcctcccgggctggactgcagttcccggtgggccgtgttcacaggttccttaaaaaggggaactatgctgagcgtgtgggtgccggagccccggtctatctggctgctgtgctcgagtatctgacagctgaaatcctcgagctggccggcaacgcggcccgggacaacaagaagtccCGCATCATCCCCAGCCATCTCCAGCTGGCGTTCCGCAACGACGAGGAActcaacaggctgctgggaggggtgaccatcgctcagggtggagtgctgcctaatatccaggccgtgctgctgcccaagaaaaccagcgctccgagcaccAAGAGCAAGTGA
- the LOC137381199 gene encoding histone H1-like produces the protein MTVTAAAETAPPAAVAQVKTPMKKKVAPRNKSAGPTLSGKILKIVADCTDRRGTSLPSIKKALGRSGVDVGKFRTQIKQSIRRNVNKGSLVQSSGTGASGSFKIPKKGTKGNVGRKVMSGAAKKTLVKKAAGKKLTAEKSAAKKLPVKKLAAKKSAAKKAAGKKVTSKKAATRKRSPGKKAALPNKSPPKKSKKPKSATGGKALKKVQTSRGKTKPKAAKAQKAAPGKK, from the coding sequence atgaccgttacagcagccgccgaaacggctcctccagccgccgtcgCTCAAGTCAAGACTCCCATGAAGAAGAAAGTGGCTCCCCGGAACAAGTCAGCCGGTCCCACGTTGAGCGGGAAGATCCTCAAGATTGTGGCGGATTGCACCGATCGCAGGGGGACCTCACTGCCctccataaagaaggctctgggtaggaGCGGTGTGGATGTAGGGAAGTTCAGGacccaaatcaagcaaagtatcaggcggaatgtgaacaaaggctccctggtgcagagcagcggtacgggcgcctccggctccttcaaaatccctAAGAAGGGAACCAAGGGAAATGTGGGAAGGAAAGTGATGTCAGGAGCAGCCAAAAAAACTTTAGTGAAGAAAGCAGCTGGAAAGAAACTGACAGCagagaaatcagcagccaagaaattaccagtcaagaaactagcagccaagaaATCGGCAGCGAAGAAAGCAGCAGGCAAAAAAGTGACCAGCAAGAAGGCGGCAACGCGAAAGAGATCCCCagggaagaaagcagcgcttccgaACAAGTCTCCTCCGAAGAAGTCCAAAAAACCCAAGAGTGCCACGGGCGGAAAGGCGCTCAAGAAAGTTCAAACATCAAGGGGCAAGACCAAaccgaaagcagcaaaggctcagaaagcagcccctggaaagaagtga